One Salmo trutta chromosome 12, fSalTru1.1, whole genome shotgun sequence genomic region harbors:
- the LOC115203247 gene encoding tripartite motif-containing protein 66 isoform X1, translating into MEKRCSECPEPRLAQSLCTFCNKWLCYQCTDMHQHQRATPQCSDLHQHQKPTTQCVDLHQRDQMAPSSLPPPEPGPGSCGRPLLMCHSHRQEPLELFCESCDLMCCSSCHLSAHKNHRLVHIGKALQDQQWQFESLMAQVEERRSAVESTAKQIEDRLHGVKITQRKAENQIKMAKMIMMNELNKRANLLIEQLEKISEDFQRRLEDQLQGEIEMCSQLDHVQNFISWATAHHLKNPLLFSRELISLQMQRLLEPPLHSDAWLPVKIKFNWDASYWTKQISTLGQLTAEGGNHSYSEGVAFPSILRPQPITCLSLPSVCHGGREQGCAFQACCQPQMCCLHCIPPQPAVQLDKAQREPNPYSARCAQSTLSSPSLALHQSQLLRCWGPDSPPGPPAVVPSSMQHPQQPAHLLAADPGLLSSSSNSRGLGLQPLVTALYQPQIQPLPDTHAQPATDGAREGQSQQASREREQTPGQTAVDREVLTEQIQEGSREKTHVQTGVDREVLTDGIQQQQQQQLLAPLVAELTVEQQEEEQQEARTTHSSRDCRDGRRSTSLEMSVTTHGFSVDAQSSRPSSLCGRKSRSQSIPPELAGPSNSPSTDRPLGATHSLATATAAVERGRMADQHGFLDLRRRRLSSDGVIRSVASLERSLATPPSRGQPSLCLSPLTIYKTEPDYVYAYDETGHDVKGKCRIPRKTPDNSDREVPKEPGSSSSKVPVVCLERLKILVSRIPPQGRRQSDPLPDTATERTGPVPQRGWKDKMTEGISKEAKVATVSPSLDKQYSERHTINQSLPPPVINDWPEHGGHSPHKALTLQVPATDLVSPPPKPFSAPDLDSDSDPRSISETVSDPELDSDPQPESDAQQESDPQPESDPQAESASEADLESVADEESPATESEPSVESEPSVESEPSVESEPRGESEPSVESEPSVESEPSVESEPRGESEGSEESENGENLDADAESEADIESDLQPDPGSDPRFPSETRPGLDSDLESDCAQPPESQGSAESGPDLESEPDSAPDPASISPDPASLSPEPGVESPPAQRALHADPGPQRHCEGAEQALPGAETMEMESEDFCAVCLIGGDLLCCDHCPKVFHLSCHVPTLLSFPTGDWVCTFCRDIQQPEVEYDCENQRLAAECSGKPLPHGLSACDQRKCERLTLLICSNMLSAPFHEPVSPLARHYYQIIKRPMDLSVIRAKLSKRSTHHYYSPDEFVADVSLMFRNCAKFNYPDSEVAQAGRSLETFFSSKLREVFPDRAFPAAEEDSDSDEYDEVYRAAEGGFPWPEKREQCHRKRKRRHSLNWRKHNF; encoded by the exons CGTTGCTCAGAGTGCCCAGAGCCCAGGCTAGCCCAGAGCCTGTGTACATTCTGCAACAAGTGGCTGTGCTACCAGTGCACAGACATGCACCAGCACCAGAGAGCCACCCCTCAGTGCTCAGACCTGCACCAACACCAGAAGCCCACTACCCAATGTGTCGACCTGCACCAGAGGGACCAGATGGCCCCCAGCTCCCTGCCTCCACCCGAACCAG GCCCTGGCTCGTGTGGTCGCCCCCTCCTCATGTGCCACTCTCACAGACAGGAGCCCTTGGAGCTCTTCTGCGAGTCCTGTGACCTCATgtgctgcagcagctgtcacctgTCCGCCCACAAGAACCACAG GCTGGTGCACATTGGAAAGGCCCTGCAGGACCAACAGTGGCAGTTTGAGAGCCTGATGGctcaggtggaggagaggaggtctgCAGTGGAGAGCACAGCCAAACAGATAGAGGACAG GCTGCACGGTGTAAAGATCACGCAGAGAAAGGCTGAGAACCAGATTAAAATGGCAAAGATGATTATGATGAATGAGCTGAACAAACGGGCCAACCTATTAATAGAGCAACTGGAG aagatCTCGGAGGACTTCCAGCGGCGTCTGGAGGACCAGCTGCAGGGGGAGATAGAGATGTGCAGCCAGCTGGACCACGTGCAGAACTTCATCAGCTGGGCaacggcccaccacctcaagaaCCCACTGCTCTTCAGCAGGGAGCTG ATTTCTCTCCAGATGCAGCGCCTGCTTGAACCCCCACTACACTCAGACGCCTGGCTCCCTGTGAAGATTAAGTTCAACTGGGATGCCAGCTACTGGACTAAGCAGATCTCAACTTTGG GTCAGCTCACTGCAGAGGGGGGAAATCACTCCTACTCTGAGGGCGTGGCCTTCCCCAGCATCCTGAGGCCCCAGCCTATCACCTGCTTGTCCCTGCCATCTGTGTGCCATGGAGGGCGGGAGCAGGGCTGTGCCTTCCAGGCCTGCTGTCAGCCCCAGATGTGCTGCCTCCACTGCATACCCCCACAGCCAGCTGTGCAGCTGGACAAGGCTCAGCGGGAACCCAACCCCTACTCCGCCAGGTGTGCCCAGTCCACCCTCAGCTCTCCCTCCCTTGCCCTGCACCAGAGTCAGCTGCTGAGGTGTTGGGGCCCTGACAGTCCTCCAGGTCCACCAGCTGTGGTGCCCTCCTCCATGCAGCATCCCCAACAGCCAGCGCATCTCCTGGCTGCTGACCCAGGCCTGCTCAgctccagctccaacagtagagGTCTTGGACTCCAGCCCCTAGTCACAGCCCTCTACCAGCCTCAGATTCAGCCGCTTCCCGACACTCATGCACAGCCAGCCACAGATGGGGCCAGAGAAGGCCAGAGCCAGCaggccagcagagagagagagcagactccTGGGCAGACAGCTGTGGACAGAGAGGTGTTGACAGAGCAGATCCAGGAGGGGAGCAGGGAGAAGACACATGTACAGACAGGGGTGGACAGAGAGGTGCTGACAGACGGgatccagcagcagcagcagcagcagctcctgGCCCCCCTAGTGGCCGAACTGACAGTGGAGcagcaggaggaagagcagcaggAGGCCAGGACTACACATTCAtccagagactgcagagatgGCAGG AGATCCACTTCACTGGAGATGTCTGTGACGACCCATGGGTTCAGTGTTGATGCTCAGAGCAGCAGGCCCAGCTCACTGTGTGGGAGGAAGAGTCGATCCCAGAGCATCCCACCAGAACTGGCAGGCCCCTCCAACAGCCCCTCCACAGACAGGCCCCTGGGGGCCACCCACAGCTtagcaacagcaacagcagccGTGGAACGGGGACGCATGGCAGACCAG CATGGTTTTCTGGATCTCAGGCGGAGGAGGCTGTCTTCTGATGGAGTGATAAGATCTGTGGCCTCCTTGGAGAGATCCTTGGCCACTCCTCCCTCCAGAGGACAGCCCAGCCTATGCCTGTCGCCTTTGACCATCTACAAGACAGAGCCTG ATTATGTCTATGCATATGATGAGACTGGGCATGACGTGAAAGGAAAATGCAGAATACCAAGAAAGACTCCAGACAACAG TGACAGAGAGGTTCCGAAGGAACCTGGGAGTTCCAGTTCCAAGGTTCCTGTGGTGTGTTTGGAAAGGCTGAAGATCCTGGTGTCTCGGATCCCACCACAGGGGCGGCGACAGAGTGACCCTCTGCCAGACACTGCAACAGAAAGGACCGGACCTGTTCCACAGAGGGGATGGAAGGACAAGATGACTGAG GGAATATCAAAAGAAGCCAAGGTCGCAACGGTCAGCCCGTCTCTGGATAAACAATACTCAGAGAGACACACTATCAATCAATCTCTCCCACCTCCAGTAATCAATGATTGGCCTGAGCATGGAGGACACAGTCCTCACAAAGCGCTCACACTGCAAGTACCCGCCACTGATCTTGTATCACCCCCACCTAAACCTTTCTCTGCACCTGACCTTGACTCTGACTCAGATCCCAGGTCAATCTCAGAAACTGTTTCTGACCCTGAACTGGACTCGGACCCACAACCAGAATCGGATGCCCAGCAAGAGTCTGACCCACAACCAGAATCTGACCCACAAGCTGAGTCTGCATCGGAGGCTGATCTGGAATCAGTTGCTGATGAGGAATCTCCTGCTACAGAATCTGAACCTAGTGTGGAATCAGAACCTAGTGTGGAATCAGAACCTAGTGTGGAATCAGAACCTAGAGGGGAATCAGAACCTAGTGTGGAATCAGAACCTAGTGTGGAATCAGAACCTAGTGTGGAATCAGAACCTAGAGGGGAATCAGAAGGTAGTGAAGAATCAGAGAATGGTGAAAACCTGGATGCTGATGCGGAATCGGAGGCTGATATAGAATCGGACCTCCAACCTGATCCTGGCTCAGACCCCCGTTTTCCATCGGAAACACGTCCGGGATTAGATTCAGACCTGGAATCAGACTGTGCACAACCCCCTGAATCACAAGGGTCTGCAGAATCTGGACCAGATCTTGAATCGGAGCCAGACTCAGCCCCTGACCCAGCCTCTATCAGTCCTGACCCAGCCTCTCTAAGTCCTGAACCAGGAGTGGAGTCCCCTCCAGCCCAGAGGGCCCTGCATGCAGACCCTGGTCCACAGAGGCATTGTGAAGGAGCCGAGCAGGCCCTGCCTGGGGCAGAgaccatggagatggagagtgaagacTTCTGTGCCGTCTGTCTGATCGGAGGAGACCTTCTGTGCTGTGACCACTGTCCCAAAGTCTTCCACCTGTCCTGCCATGTGCCCACTCTCCTCAGCTTCCCCAC GGGTGACTGGGTGTGTACCTTCTGCAGAGATATCCAGCAGCCAGAGGTGGAGTATGACTGTGAGAACCAGAGGCTGGCTGCAGAATGTTCAGGAAAGCCATTGCCTCATGGGCTCTCTGCTTGTGACCAGAGA AAATGTGAGAGGTTGACTCTGTTGATCTGCAGCAACATGCTAAGTGCTCCCTTCCATGAGCCGGTCAGTCCACTG GCTCGCCACTACTACCAGATAATCAAAAGGCCCATGGATCTGTCTGTGATCAGGGCCAAACTCAGCAAGAGGAGCACTCACCACTACTATTCCCCTGATGAGTTTGTGGCTGATGTCTCCCTCATGTTCAGGAACTGTGCAAAGTTCAATTAT CCGGACTCAGAGGTGGCCCAGGCAGGTCGCAGCCTGGAGACGTTTTTCAGCTCCAAACTCAGGGAGGTGTTCCCAGACAGGGCCTTCCCTGCAGCCGAGGAGGACTCCGACAGCGATGAGTACGACGAGGTGTACAGAGCGGCCGAAGGAGGCTTCCCCTGgccagagaagagagagcagtgccacagaaagaggaagaggaggcactCTCTGAACTGGAGGAAGCATAACTTCTAG